CGCCGACGAGACGGGCCAGAAGCTCGCGCGGCTCGGCATGGACCTGCTCGGGCCGTGGGCGCCGCTGCGCCCGGGCTCACGCGAAGCCCGGCTCGGCGGCGAGATCTCGCACGCGTACCTGACGAGCCTCGGCCACACGATCGCCGGCGGCACCGCCGAGGTCCTGCGCACCACGGTGGCGGTGCGCGGGCTCGGCCTGCCCGCCGAGCCGCGAGCGCGCTGAGCACGCTTCCCGTGGACTTCCGTCCCTCGCCCGCCCAGCAGCTCCTCGTGTCCACCGCGCGCGAGTTCCTCCGCAAGCACTGTCCGCCCGAGCTCGTCCAGCGCGTGGCGCTCGACGCGCGCGGCTTCGACGACGCGCTCTGGCGGCGGATGGCCGAGCTGGGCTGGCCCGGGCTCCTGATCCCGCCCGAGCTCGGCGGCAGCGGCGGCTCGCTGCTCGACGTCATCCTGCTCGTCGAGGAGATGGGGCGCGCCGGCGTGCCGGGGCCGTTCGTCACCAGCGCCGTGGCCGCCACCTCGCTGCTGCTGGCGGCGGGCAGCGCCGACCAGCAGAAGCGCCGGCTCCCCGCGATGGCGGCCGGTGAGCGCATCGTGAGCGTGGCGCTCGTGGACGACGGCGGCTCGTACGATCTCGGCGCGATCGCGCTCGCCAGCGAGGCGCCCGGCCGGCTCAGCGGGCGCAAGCTCTTCGTCGAGGACGCCCACATCGCCCACGAGCTGATCGTCGTCACGCGCACGGGCCGCGGCCTCGGGCTCCTCCTGCTGCCCACGGACCGCCCGGGCGTCGCGCGGCTGCCGCTCGACACGATCGGTGCCGAAAAGCTCTTCGAGGTCGCGTTCGACCAGGTGGAGGTGCGCGCCGATGACCGGCTGGGCGCTGGCGACGCGCGCGAGGCGCTGGTGGCGACGCTCCAGGCGGCAGCGCTCGCGCGCACCGCGGAGATGGTGGGCGGCGCCCAGCGGCTGCTCGAGCTCGCCGTCGAGCACGCTCGAACGCGCGTTCAGGGTGGCCGGCCGATCGGCGGCTACCAGGCCATCCAGCACGCCTGCGCCGATCTCGTGCGCGACGTGGACGCCTCGCGCGGGCTGCTGTACGCCGCGGCCTGGAAGCTGGCCAAGGGCGAAGCAGCAGGGAGCGATGTCGCCATGGCCAAGGCCTACGCGGGCGAGGCGTGCCTGGCGGTCGCCCGCCGCGCGCACCAGATCTTCGGCGCCATGGGGTACTGCGAGGAGCACCCGCTGCATCTCCTGCACAAGCGGATCCACGCCGCCAGCCTGGACTTCGGCGACGTCCCGCTCCACCTGGAGGCGGTCGCGCGCGCGATCGGGCTCCGCGAGTGCAAAGGTTGACGCGCGAGCCCGCCGGGTGTTAAGGCACGCGTCGTGAAGCTCAGCGTCGAGTTCCCGAGCGTGGCGTACCGCGAAGGCGCGGGCGCGGTCGCTCGCCTGGCCCGGGCCATCGAGCAGATCGGCTACGACCACATCGACGTGTTCGACCACGTGGTGATGGGCTACCCGATCGCCGGGCGCCCCACCGGCCCCTACCCGCCGACCATGCCCATCCTCGAGGCGCTGATGACGCTCGCGCACCTCGCCGCCGTCACCTCGCGCGTGACGCTCGGTACCGAGGTGCTCGTGCTGCCGCAGCGCCACCCGACGCTCGTCGCCAAGCAGGTGAGCACGCTCGACACGCTCTCGGGCGGCCGCGTGCGCCTCGGCGTCGGCGTCGGCTGGCAGAAGTCGGAGTACGAGGCGCTCGGCGAGGACTTCGGGACGCGCGGCGCGCGCATGGACGAGTGCATCCGGCTCCTGCGCGCCTACTGGGGCGACGCGCAGGTGGACGTCG
This portion of the Candidatus Methylomirabilota bacterium genome encodes:
- a CDS encoding acyl-CoA dehydrogenase family protein; translation: MDFRPSPAQQLLVSTAREFLRKHCPPELVQRVALDARGFDDALWRRMAELGWPGLLIPPELGGSGGSLLDVILLVEEMGRAGVPGPFVTSAVAATSLLLAAGSADQQKRRLPAMAAGERIVSVALVDDGGSYDLGAIALASEAPGRLSGRKLFVEDAHIAHELIVVTRTGRGLGLLLLPTDRPGVARLPLDTIGAEKLFEVAFDQVEVRADDRLGAGDAREALVATLQAAALARTAEMVGGAQRLLELAVEHARTRVQGGRPIGGYQAIQHACADLVRDVDASRGLLYAAAWKLAKGEAAGSDVAMAKAYAGEACLAVARRAHQIFGAMGYCEEHPLHLLHKRIHAASLDFGDVPLHLEAVARAIGLRECKG
- a CDS encoding LLM class F420-dependent oxidoreductase, yielding MKLSVEFPSVAYREGAGAVARLARAIEQIGYDHIDVFDHVVMGYPIAGRPTGPYPPTMPILEALMTLAHLAAVTSRVTLGTEVLVLPQRHPTLVAKQVSTLDTLSGGRVRLGVGVGWQKSEYEALGEDFGTRGARMDECIRLLRAYWGDAQVDVAGKHYRVTAIAMEPKPPQGRQLPIWIGGASEPAWRRVGQLGDGWLAGGAIDAASARRALDSIRRHAEAAGRDPGAIGLQSMTAPPPKDATGRRFYAEPDRVVARIAELCAMGFGWVSLNATAIFQAGARSVDAMVDALGALHAKVRAEVG